The sequence GACACTTTAATCCCCCAAGACTAGCTACCACATCAGTACCACATCAGCACTTTCTCTTAAAGACtaaacccaggactaaacactcccaacagtgACACTCATTCCttccaattttttatttttttgcgaaaatcaaataattatttatagtaaacgatatttatttaaataaaactaaactttattaaaaattaaaaacattaaaaATATATTCAATTTTTTACTATTCACGCCAATTTTTTATTCTAAAAGGGTATTGCGGTAATTTTGCAATTACCCTATATAACTGCTTCACCTGCTCCCCATAGTACTCCAGAAACTTCTGGCTATTGATAGTCCGGCGATTGTTAGCGCCAACATCACCACAGTCGGCTCCATCGCCTTGTCTCCATCACCGTCTCCATCGCCATCACCATCACCGTCTCTATCGCCATCACTGTCATCACAACCACCGTCATGTTCTCTGCCTGTAACCATCTCCGTCGCAACAACTTTCATCGTCGAACTAATAGGTAAAAGTTTGCTTCCTTTTTTATTTACGTATCTAAATTAGGGTTCTCTGTAGCGTTGACAAAAAAAATTAGTTCTGCTTTGTTCACGTTGATACCCTCTGATATGAGCTAATATTAGGGATGCTTTTTATAGTGCACATATTTGTGATGCTCTTTATCTTCTAGATGCGAGAACACTATTTTTCTTGATCATCATCTTTTGGGCAATTTCCATTACTAATTTTCTTGATCTTTATCTGATTTGTGGTATCTAGAATGTGGTATGCATTTGTTATTGTTTGACTTAAAAGTTAGTTTCGTGAGATTTATTGTTCAATGTAAGCATGCTTTTATAAACTCTTTGTTGTTAATATTCTTGAGCTAAATCGCACCTacaaaaggcaaaaaaaaaaaatattagttgCTTCTGAACAATCGATATCTGAGGATATTTTCTCACAATTTCTGTTCATGGAATCGAGTTCCGTATCTGCTTGACAAGTTTCTATTAGGAATTCTATGTTACGTCGTACATCAGGTAGTCGTTAATCTGATTCTGGGTTGTCAAGTAAAGTCGCTGCTGTTATGACTGGCAAGTTATTTGGTTTTTTTGGTTTCATTATAGTTGCTGTATGTTTGATTTGTCTATGTATGTCTATTTAGGTATCATTTGTTTGAATATGCAGGAGGTTCGCATCTTTTTGGTGATGGTGATGATAATTTGACATCTTCTATTAATGTTTTGCAACCGTCTGATGTTACTCATTCTATATATTTTTACTCAAAACAACGATTCCTATCGCTTCAGTCAGCTGCTAAGTTTGCGGAATTATGGTAACGATTTGTTTTAGTAATGTGTTTCTTAATTATTGTTTCTGTTTGTTGTTGAGTTTTCAGGTACGAGTTTTGTTTGTCAATCGTAATAACCAAGTGTGTCTTCTATGTATTGTGACCTTGGTGATTACAAAGGTTAAGCAAAGTAGCAAAGAGGAAGAGACTAAACGATACAGGTGCAATTTACAACATCCCATCAACACAGAACTTTCCAAAAAAGAGGTGTCGATCATCAATCATCAAATACATTAATAACATTAACTGCTTTCTTAACACATGTACAATACCTAGACTGACCATTTCACATGGCAGGTTATAATTCAAAACATACAGTAGGCCATGGTTTTATGGAATTACTACTAGGTAACAAAAGTAACGAAAATATCATCAACTTACTACTACAAGTTCGTTTTATTGAAGGTAATTCTCGAATGCTTTTGTCGTAAACAACGTCTAACCTTTGTAAACAGACCTGTGTGAAAATGTGCCTCTTTCTTTCTCATTATAAGGTGATTAAAATATTGTATACTgtttagttttatatattttttatacactTAGTAACTATTTACCAATgatatttaatttatatgtttatatgtttATTTACCTATCTTTAAACTTTTCTCTTATGTTTTTTCCCCGTGTTATTTCATAAAACATAGTTGAAACTGTTTTTTGTTTTCACTTTTTAGTTTCCGCCATTCTTATGAAAAAAATGATGTGCTAAACCTTACGGTTGGTTAATTGATAACTTGCACAACATGGAGGCCATAAGATGTATAACTTACTATTTTAACGCCTGACTTTGATTTTTGAATTACGCAACGCATAAATGAGTTATTCGAGTTGATGAAAGAAGAGTATATTGCCCAGGTATTATTATCTTAAACTTCCGTTATTTTCTCCAGCACAAACATAGGCTACTTTATCTgtttaaattgatatattattattgttttacACAGTTATACATTTTGTTGCTGCCCCTACTGCTGCTAACGCGCTGCTGAGTGATACCGCTGGTTAATCCTATTTTTGCTGCTATTCAGTCAAACGTTTAAATGGCCGGCCGTCGCAACGCGCGGCTGACCATATGCTTGttacaataattaaaattaaaaattacattaaaattaaaaaaatcaaCTACTCTTCGTCTTGACGATCTCTATGTAAATATCTTCTAGGTGCTTTAGGTACGGTTTGAACTTCTTCATTATCGCTTAACTCATCCAGTGTATCAAGTAATTCGAGTGCgcgattattagtagtatttgtgatCGATAATATCACGTTTAGCTCGGGATCGGAATTTGAGTTATTTGGATTCATATTAAGTTGGAAAAGATTGGTAAATTGAGATGATAGATTGAAATTGTATATTGATATGAAAATATGGATGAAAAAAGAATGAAATATGAAGGTGTTTATATAGagttcaaaagaaaaaaaaataatcaaaAATATCCGTTAAAGAGCCGTTGGGCTTTTTTTTTAAATGGCCAAATTTCACTATTTACTCCGTCCACAAATATGATTAAAACGCACGAACGGAAAAACGGTAAGCTGGGCGGATGGTTGGGGGGGGCCCTGGGCGGTCCCCTGCCATCGGCGTCCAAGAGGACGCTAGGCTGGGCGTCCCCCAGGACCCAaccgttgggacctctcttatAATTTTCATCCtaaattttttaatttttcatCGTCAaccttttagttttaaatttttttttttatttcgtcattaagccttttttttgttttcttgcccCCAACAACGTGAACATAGTCAAAtgatacttttttttttaaaagacaaacctaCAATCTACACACGAAATCACTAATTTTTACATCTCACTGCCTCAAGTGAGGCTTGAACCCACAATCTTTTAGTTAGAGGGATCCTCTCATACCGCTAGGCCAATGGCCCTTTGGTTAGTCAAATGATACATGTGAATTGTGATGGCTTAGAAAATGAGTTAAATCTAAGAGACTATTGATAAAATCAACGATGATGCTATGATTATGATTTTATCCGATTGAAGTCACGAAGAAAGTGATAATATTATCCGCATTTTTATATCTTATATCATGCATCAGGATTTAAGATTAATATCTCCAAGTCTATTGTAATTGGATTTGGTGTTTCTAGTGAAGATATAGAGGAATTGGTTTAGCATTCGGTAAGGTCAATTTCCGTTCTCGTATCTTGCTCTTCCAATGGGGATTAATATGAATTTAGTGTCAAGTTGGATTTGGTGTTTCTAGTGAAGATATAGAGGAATTGGTTTCGCATTTGATTGAGATACCAATAAGTGGAAGGAAGTTTACTCGGGTAAGCGATGACGGGACAAAATTTAGTAAATTGGATCGTTTTCTTGTTTCAGATTCTTTACTTAGCAAGTGGCACGACCTCTCCGTCATGCCCTTGGTTAGAAAAGAATCGGACCATTGTCCTCTTCTCCTTAGGGATAAATTAATTGACTTTGGTCCGAAGCCTTTCAAGATTTTCGATGAATGGTTACTTAATGAGGGTATTGATCGGGTGATTCAAACCGGGTGGGATAAGTCTATTCATGGGGTGAAACATGATTGTTGTTTTCGTGACAAACTTAAAAATGTCAAAAGTGAACTAAAGGTTTGGAGTAAAAAGAAGTTCGGGGAACTTGATGCGGAAATTAAATCGTTAAAAAATATTGCAATGAATTGGGAAATCAAAGCGGAAAGTATTAACGGATGAGGTACGGTTGTGTCGGCTTGAGGCTCGGAAAAATTGGATGTCAAAAGAAAAATGCAAGACGAACATGTTGAGACAAAAAGCACGGGTTCGGTGGATTTTAGAGGGTGACAAAAATTCCAAATATTTTCATAAATCTCTAAAAGAAAGTATAATAAGGGTAATATGCGTGGATTAAATATTGATGGATGTTTGATCCGAGGATCCAAAGATGATCAAAGAGTCGGTTTTTGAATACTACATGAACTTGTTTAACACTACTGTGACTCGAAGACCCCAACTCTGTTGCAACTGGGCTGCTAATTCAGATTCCTTCGGTAGGCCTGCTACAAATCCAACAGTTGTTGGGCTCACGGTGGGTAATTCTGGGCCCACGGTACCCCAGCAAAATGGACCTGATCTGGATGCATATGGGCCTGTTTCTGCTTCTGTTTAACatgaggttttataaaaaaaattggtaTGTTATTAAGGATGATCTAATGAAAGCTATCGAGGAATATTGGAGTTCGGGTTAAATCTCGAAGGGGTGCAATGCTTCGTTTATCACGCTTGTCCCTAAGAAATCGGATCCTTTATGCTTAGGGGATTATAGACCAATTAGCCTAATTGGGAGTTACTATAAATTGATCTCAAAGCTACTTTCCAATAGGATTCGTCGGGTAATACCAAATCTTGTGGGATACGAACAAAGCCCATTCATCAAAGGGCGTAATATCCTTGATGGTGCTCTCATCGCGAATGAAAACGGTGGACTATTTGAAACATAAAAGGGTTAAAAGCTTGATTTTCATGGTGGATTTTGAGAAGGCGTTTGATAGCCTAAATTGGGACTTTCTCATGGAGATTATGGAAATCATGGGATTTGGTGTGAAATGGAGGAAGTGGATTCTTTCTTGCCTACACTCGGCTTCTATTTCGGCTCTTGTTAATGGGTCACCAACTAACGAATTTAAATTCAAACGTGGGGTTAGGAAAGGTGACCCATTGTCACCTTTTCTTTTTATTTTGGCAGCTGAAGGACTAAATGTGTTGACAAAAAGTGTCGTTGCTAGTAATAGTTTTAAAGGCGTTGAAATTGGTCGGGATAAAATACCAATCTCTCATatccaatatgcggatgacacaatCTTCTTCGGGGAATGGAGTATTGATAACATACGAAACCTCATGAAACTCTTATAAAGCTTTGAGTTAACATTGGGCCTCAAGGTGAACTATAATAAAAGCAATCTCTTCAGCATATGTGTTTACAAATGGGAGGTGGAGAACATGGCACAAACATTTTGTTGCAAAGTGGGTTCATTACCCTTTATTTATCTTGGTCTTTCGGTCGGTGGTAGAATGAACAAATTGGTGAGTTGGAATCCGGTGATAGATAAGTTCTCGAAACGCCTCTAGGATTGGAAGGCACGATCGATGTCTTTTGGTGGACGTTTGACGCTTGTGAAATCGGTGTTGAATAGTCTTTCACTGTATTATTTCTCACACTTCGTGCTCCGCCTTGTGTGATAAAAAAACTTGAGTGTGTAAGACGTTCTTTTTTTTTCGGAGGGACGGGTACTAAACATAAAATTTCATGGGTAAAATGGGATGAAACCCTTCTTCCTTTCGAGAAAGGAGGGTTAAACCTCGGTTCTTTGAAAAGTAAAAATTTGGCTTTGATCGGAAAATGGTGgcagaggtttaaaaccgaaaccaactcTTTGTGGGTCAAGGTTATCTCTAGTATTTACGGGCATGCGGGAGGTCTTAATGTGGATATTCTCAATTCAACTTTTTCATATAATTCGGTGTGGTCTAATATTGTGAAAACGGGGAACCACATCGACTCGCTCGGGGTTGGATTTAGAAGCTCCATTATCAAGCATATTGGTGACGGAGCTTCTACCTCCTTTTGGAATGATGTTTGGCTTGGTGGTGTGTCATTAAAAAACAGGTACAAAAGGCTATTTCGAGTTGAAGCTGTTGCGGATGTCAAGGTTCGAGACAGATCGCATGGGATGGGGAAAAATGGGCtggactgtagcgacccgacaaaatcgtcattgtctgcgccgtctacttaggtcccgttacgtgatcataagtctttaaaacaacgtttgactaaaagtatgtcgcattcatttcaaaagtaaagatatttcaaggtttacaaagtagttcgacaactagttacataacaaagtttaaagtacaattgaaacatatgcgacacaatttaaaagtagccaaaagacgctccacgtatgcatgtatactcgacatccaagcaagtatcaaaagtaatgagcggaagcatgtatcacaaaacgttcaaggacctgagaaaaacataaaaatctgtcaacgaaaacgttggtgaaatcataggtttaagtaagtaagtacaagtgaaccacaagatttgtaacattggtataatagtaatacattccaaaagttaatattcacgagcacccaattatcaatgcttaacattccttccatagaaccccatcacaatagtgttagaacatacactgtttctcgaaaatatattccgttcgtaaatggtagcgaaccgtctgaatgagggtttgtcaaacccataaggATCCATaccacataagttctcgcttacacccggcaagtgtaactaatgataatcgaattgaggattttgttctaaactcgtatgtagaatgtttgttttcctgtacttgtgttcacttagttaaaaagtaacgtttatgttttctcatcccaatgtaagttcaaaagagtaaaagtgggactatgatctcaccttgattgtacgtatgtaaaagtacttcaacaagtaaacgtgtgcaagaatgaatgttagtcttgacctaaacaaataggtttgtatcaatatcggtaaacacggtcggtcaaagtgttcagttagtcctatagctcgttacgactcgatttcaatagcatgtgagtcaagttgtcacgtttcatgcaagatacaagtataaaagcatgttagaatgtgaaaggacccgttcatatacattataaacgattcacaatagttgattacatcgcgaggtatttgacctctatatgatacattttacaaacattgcattcgtttttaaaagacaaactttctttacaacgaaggttgacggcatgcacaccatttcataatacatccaactataattgacataataataatcttgatgaactcaatgactcgaatgcaacgtctttcaaaatatgccatgaatgactccaagtaatatccttaaaatgagctaatgcacagcggaagatttctttaatacctgagaataaacatgctttaaagtgtcaaccaaaaggttggtgagttcataggtttatcataacaatcattttaatatattaatagaccacaagatttccgtttataaatatatgtacactcgcaagtgtataaaagtattctataagttgtaggcacccggtaacaagccttaacgttcatgttttaccctctgaagtacaccagatcaggtgtgtttaaaataacctcgaagtactaaagcatcccatagtcaggatggggtttgtcaggcccaatagatctatctttaggattcgcgcctaccgtacatagacaagtagtttaatgttaccaagctaaggatatatttctggtttaaacccacgtagaattagttttagtatttgtgcctatttcgtaaaacatttataaaacagcgcatgtattctcagcccaaaaatatatataaaaagggagtaatgaaactaacaatactgtatttcgtagtaaaaatacatataacgtcatttaacaagtgcaaggttggcctcggattcacgaacgtatcaatattgagattcaatattgcaggaaagtacgtagacgcaacggagatgataaacactagattgacctcacgagcatacccatgaaccatacccatcacctccatagctataacccataatttccttagcatcgactcattcaaaaaaagtattttgaaatcactcggacagcactccgtcataatattttatgtatactaataatatcttgaaataatacagagcaaatatatatataaatcaattgagagagtttagagaaatatattttcaagtttctatgaaataatgaaacctattgaattctatttataatagatttttgaattattaaagtgaattattaaagtatgaattattaaagtgaattattaaagtatgaattattaaagtgaattattaaagtatgaattattaaagttaaagtaaagtaaaagtaaagtaaggtaaagttaaagtatagtaaaagtataaaaactatgtatgtataatacgcgtataaatatatacaatattaatttaaatcgttatatatatatatatatatatatatatatatatatatatatatatatttaatgaaataaaatgtaaatatcgttatatttattatactggttaagtaatgagttgtcaaaagtgattcgagatatttataaaagttatatacgttttaataataaagttctttttaaactgaaaacgtctttgtacgtttgaaaatagattaatagaatattatggaaaccaattctccactaacttttgtctaactttcgtaaatgacactttttgtttttatttataaatagctttacaaattattctgaatatcgttaagaggaatagattttctcaaatcatagtggacctctcaacagagacttgtaatcgtaattcaatgtttctgataattcaatcatttaatatttttttttaatttcgtcaaaaatcatattgaaacaaatacgttcgtgtaaagtattatacgtttaatac comes from Rutidosis leptorrhynchoides isolate AG116_Rl617_1_P2 chromosome 4, CSIRO_AGI_Rlap_v1, whole genome shotgun sequence and encodes:
- the LOC139841419 gene encoding secreted RxLR effector protein 78-like — protein: MVLSSRMKTVDYLKHKRVKSLIFMVDFEKAFDSLNWDFLMEIMEIMGFGVKWRKWILSCLHSASISALVNGSPTNEFKFKRGVRKGDPLSPFLFILAAEGLNVLTKSVVASNSFKGVEIGRDKIPISHIQYADDTIFFGEWSIDNIRNLMKLL